A DNA window from Halopelagius inordinatus contains the following coding sequences:
- a CDS encoding aminotransferase class III-fold pyridoxal phosphate-dependent enzyme codes for MDRDTAEPDANALPGPNARRWIDFHQEYSAPSEYSHEFVWDVTAEADGPFVTDVDGNVLLDFTCHIGAAPLGYNNEKVLGKLREFDLVEPMKIAGQDMYFGAGSDPESTEFPGSSHLMKELCEVSDQYGMDTVFLSNSGAEAMENAMKISHDRRAPAKYSVAFSGSFHGRTLGTLSVTKSKEVYTRHYPEISGVETVPFCVDRNCDAASCDCGFFTGAGSQLRNSLAPEGGHLNPDEVAFLTLEPIQGVGGYRFPSDEFMREVGDVTDEYDIPLVVDEIQSGVGRTGEMWASDHYPIEPDVIASAKGLRVGATISRKEMFPEEKNRLGSTFGGGDVLGSMMGAFTLGAIREHDLLDNATRRGAQATELLEDGAPDSVEDVRGKGLMLAVDFDSADRRNAVVRAALERGLLTLGCGRRTIRLLPPLDSTAREIELGIGLFLEAAESVASSTARP; via the coding sequence ATGGATAGGGACACGGCGGAACCCGACGCGAACGCGCTTCCGGGTCCGAACGCGCGGCGGTGGATCGACTTCCATCAGGAATACTCCGCGCCGAGCGAGTACTCCCACGAGTTCGTCTGGGACGTGACCGCGGAGGCGGACGGGCCGTTCGTGACTGACGTGGACGGTAACGTCCTCCTCGATTTTACCTGTCACATCGGCGCGGCCCCGTTGGGCTACAACAACGAGAAGGTCCTCGGGAAACTTCGGGAGTTCGACCTGGTCGAACCGATGAAGATAGCCGGACAGGACATGTACTTCGGCGCGGGCAGCGACCCCGAATCGACGGAGTTCCCCGGGTCGAGCCACTTGATGAAGGAACTCTGTGAGGTGTCCGACCAGTACGGGATGGACACCGTCTTCCTCTCGAACTCCGGCGCGGAGGCGATGGAGAACGCGATGAAGATATCTCACGACCGCAGAGCGCCCGCCAAGTACAGCGTCGCCTTCTCGGGAAGTTTCCACGGGCGCACGCTCGGGACGCTCTCCGTGACGAAGTCGAAGGAGGTGTACACCCGCCACTACCCCGAGATAAGCGGCGTCGAGACGGTGCCGTTCTGCGTGGACCGCAACTGCGACGCCGCGAGTTGCGACTGCGGGTTCTTCACGGGCGCGGGGTCGCAACTCCGGAACTCGCTCGCGCCCGAGGGCGGCCACCTCAACCCCGACGAGGTGGCGTTCCTGACGCTCGAACCGATACAGGGCGTCGGCGGCTATCGCTTCCCGAGCGACGAGTTCATGCGCGAAGTCGGCGACGTCACCGACGAGTACGACATCCCCCTCGTCGTCGACGAGATCCAGTCGGGCGTCGGCCGGACGGGCGAGATGTGGGCCTCCGACCACTACCCCATCGAACCGGACGTCATCGCGAGTGCGAAGGGACTCCGCGTCGGCGCGACCATCTCCCGAAAGGAGATGTTCCCCGAGGAGAAGAACCGGCTGGGGTCGACGTTCGGCGGCGGCGACGTCCTCGGCTCGATGATGGGAGCGTTCACCCTCGGCGCGATTCGGGAACACGACCTACTCGACAACGCCACTCGGCGCGGTGCGCAGGCGACGGAACTCCTCGAAGACGGCGCACCCGACTCCGTCGAGGACGTTCGCGGAAAGGGGCTGATGCTGGCCGTCGATTTCGACAGCGCCGACCGCCGAAACGCGGTCGTTCGGGCGGCACTCGAACGCGGCCTCCTCACCCTCGGGTGCGGGAGGCGGACGATTCGACTGCTCCCACCGCTCGATTCGACCGCCCGCGAGATAGAACTCGGAATCGGCCTCTTTCTCGAAGCGGCCGAGTCGGTCGCGTCGAGTACGGCGCGGCCGTAG
- a CDS encoding CPBP family intramembrane glutamic endopeptidase, giving the protein MSSTERISSFAKRFGLTLLAGIPGILALVGYIYLTTPPTAVPAGLSLSLLAVSSGVNSLLILVVACLVGAYAAPRAGLQSYLTDRVRTGDGIWGRLRPEVGLAVGLGAFGGVLVLVLDVALAPFVAQDLPQSAIGVTEPTVANVLAYAPVRFLYGGITEELLLRYGLMSALAFVGWYVTGRRSDGPGSVVMWAAIVISAVLFGIGHLPALAQSVGLTPALIARTVLLNAIAGLLFGWLYWQRSLEAAMVGHAAFHVPLVVLSLVQVTLL; this is encoded by the coding sequence GTGTCCTCGACCGAGCGCATCTCCTCTTTCGCAAAGCGGTTCGGCCTGACGCTACTGGCGGGCATCCCTGGTATTCTCGCCCTCGTCGGGTATATCTACCTCACGACGCCGCCGACGGCAGTCCCCGCCGGACTGTCGCTTTCTCTCCTCGCCGTGTCTTCGGGCGTCAATTCGCTCCTCATACTCGTCGTTGCGTGTCTGGTCGGCGCGTACGCGGCCCCGCGTGCGGGGTTGCAATCGTATCTCACGGACCGCGTGAGGACGGGAGACGGAATCTGGGGACGCCTCCGCCCCGAAGTCGGCCTCGCCGTCGGCTTGGGCGCGTTCGGAGGCGTACTCGTTCTTGTTCTCGACGTCGCGTTGGCGCCGTTCGTCGCTCAGGACCTCCCCCAGTCCGCAATCGGGGTGACCGAACCGACCGTGGCGAACGTCCTCGCGTACGCCCCAGTTCGCTTCCTCTACGGTGGTATCACGGAGGAGCTACTGCTTCGATACGGACTCATGTCGGCGCTCGCGTTCGTCGGCTGGTACGTCACGGGTCGGCGGTCGGACGGTCCCGGTTCGGTGGTCATGTGGGCCGCAATCGTGATATCCGCCGTGCTGTTCGGGATCGGCCATCTCCCGGCCCTCGCTCAGTCTGTCGGCTTGACTCCAGCACTCATCGCCCGAACGGTCCTGCTGAACGCGATTGCGGGCCTCCTCTTCGGGTGGCTGTACTGGCAGCGGAGTCTCGAAGCGGCGATGGTGGGCCACGCCGCGTTCCACGTCCCGCTGGTGGTGCTCTCGCTCGTGCAAGTCACGCTGCTCTGA
- a CDS encoding DUF6141 family protein, with product MSYEVPFREEQRFRQWPLWALLGVVSLVSVVGMGPLGVVVAGVVCGFVWSLRLVTEVRDDGLYVRFAPLHRSFRRVPWTAVGSVEATTYRPLREYGGWGIRWRPDAIAYNVSGSRGVLLTRPGDRDLLVGSQRPDELATAIRETTSDATR from the coding sequence ATGTCCTACGAGGTTCCGTTCCGCGAAGAACAACGGTTCCGACAGTGGCCGCTCTGGGCTCTGTTGGGCGTGGTCAGTCTCGTCTCCGTCGTTGGGATGGGACCGCTCGGCGTCGTCGTCGCCGGGGTCGTTTGCGGATTCGTGTGGTCGCTTCGGTTGGTCACCGAGGTCCGCGACGACGGACTCTACGTCAGGTTCGCTCCACTCCACCGGTCGTTCAGACGAGTGCCCTGGACCGCGGTCGGGTCCGTCGAGGCGACGACGTATCGACCGCTCCGCGAGTACGGCGGGTGGGGAATCCGCTGGCGACCGGACGCAATCGCGTACAACGTTAGCGGCTCGCGCGGCGTACTCCTGACTCGACCCGGCGACCGCGATCTGCTGGTCGGGAGCCAGCGCCCCGACGAGTTGGCGACCGCGATTCGAGAGACCACGTCCGACGCGACCCGCTGA
- a CDS encoding four-helix bundle copper-binding protein, with translation MAQVNDLLDDSTRECIDNCHEAVKACAHCADECIGKGDEMAECLRLCRDVVTVASTCAQLCASGSQFNGDIAETCAEVCEACADECEQHDHDHCQACVEPLRQCAESCRSMA, from the coding sequence ATGGCTCAAGTCAACGATCTGCTCGACGATTCGACCCGCGAGTGTATCGACAACTGTCACGAAGCCGTGAAGGCGTGCGCCCACTGCGCCGACGAGTGCATCGGTAAGGGCGACGAGATGGCCGAGTGCCTCCGACTCTGCCGCGACGTTGTCACGGTCGCCTCGACGTGCGCTCAGCTCTGTGCGTCGGGCTCGCAGTTCAACGGCGACATCGCCGAGACGTGCGCCGAGGTGTGTGAAGCCTGCGCCGACGAGTGCGAACAGCACGACCACGACCACTGCCAGGCCTGTGTCGAGCCCCTCCGCCAGTGTGCGGAGTCCTGCCGCTCGATGGCGTGA
- a CDS encoding cation-translocating P-type ATPase, which translates to MAVPSSADTESWYSRGLSQIYDRVESDSDGLSSEQAAYRLSEYGPNRLPKAKPVTVWRIFFRQFKNPLIYILAVAAIVSFAVGEVTDAGFIAAVLLVNALVGGTQEWRAERSSQALQQLIRTRATVIRDGETRDIDGEEVVPGDVVLLESGYRVPADIRLVSTHGLEIDESALTGESAPVLKNEEWVGEYRAPLGDRRNMAYAGTVVNRGRGRGVVVETGADTVVGRLAEDVTAVEGGQPPLVMRMERFTRIVGLIVLVAAAITALLGIFVQQYDAVEMFLFAVALAVSAIPEGLPVGVTVALGVASRRMAEVGVIVRRLVAVEGLGSCTMIASDKTGTLTANELTVKQVQLPDGSTFEVTGEGYAPEGNVLQDGHPPKPDLADELSRLARASVLCNEGHLSRRDDEWTWRGDPTDIALLALGRKLGWSRQSTLDAYPQTDEIPFEPEQRYAATFHRTDEQTRVFVKGAPERVLEMCTDASEGEFSQPTLQRQATEMAHDGYRVIAVAEGTVETDTKPEQPPSEPTDLTFLGFLGLIDPLRSGVAEAIASAQQAGITVTMITGDHPETALAIARNLGLAESTDEVTTGAELMDASEETLADVLETTRVFARVSPDQKLKIVEAARGAGHYVAVTGDGVNDAPALRQANIGIAMGKMGTDVARDAAELVISDDNFATIVAGIEQGRVAFDNIRKVIFLLISTGAGEVALVLLSLAAGLPLPLVPVQILWLNLVTNGIQDVALAFEPKEGDVLNRPPRSPDERTFDRIMVERTLVVALVIGVIGFGTFVWLLDRGLSEAAVRNHMLLLIVLFQLVNIGNARSETTSLFRLSPLQSPILLTGTITAFLVHLGAMYFPPAQVVLGTEPVSLEQWIVLGGIALTVAVAIELHKLSWKARYPPRSETDGRSPSETRKKE; encoded by the coding sequence ATGGCTGTCCCTTCCTCGGCAGACACCGAAAGCTGGTATTCGCGGGGGCTCAGCCAGATCTACGACCGGGTGGAATCCGATTCAGATGGTCTCTCGAGCGAGCAAGCCGCCTACCGCCTCTCTGAATACGGTCCCAATCGGCTGCCGAAAGCGAAGCCGGTCACTGTATGGCGGATCTTCTTTCGTCAGTTCAAGAATCCCCTCATCTACATTCTCGCTGTCGCAGCGATCGTCTCGTTCGCCGTCGGAGAAGTGACCGACGCTGGGTTCATCGCTGCCGTACTGTTGGTCAACGCGCTGGTCGGCGGGACCCAAGAATGGCGTGCAGAGCGCAGTAGCCAGGCACTCCAGCAACTAATCCGTACTCGCGCGACGGTCATCCGCGATGGGGAGACACGAGACATCGATGGAGAAGAAGTCGTCCCAGGTGATGTCGTCCTCCTCGAATCGGGCTACCGCGTTCCCGCAGACATCCGTCTCGTCTCGACACACGGTCTAGAGATCGACGAGTCGGCGCTCACTGGCGAATCAGCTCCCGTCCTGAAAAACGAGGAGTGGGTGGGCGAATACCGTGCCCCACTGGGCGATCGGCGCAACATGGCCTATGCCGGGACCGTAGTCAACCGCGGACGAGGACGCGGCGTGGTCGTCGAGACTGGTGCTGACACGGTCGTCGGCCGACTGGCGGAAGACGTCACGGCCGTCGAGGGTGGACAGCCACCCCTCGTGATGCGCATGGAGCGATTCACCCGAATCGTCGGCCTCATCGTTCTCGTCGCCGCGGCGATTACGGCACTTCTCGGGATTTTCGTCCAGCAGTACGACGCCGTCGAGATGTTCCTGTTCGCTGTCGCTTTGGCCGTGTCGGCGATTCCCGAAGGGCTTCCCGTCGGTGTCACCGTCGCACTGGGTGTCGCCAGTCGGCGAATGGCTGAGGTCGGCGTTATCGTCCGCCGATTGGTTGCCGTCGAAGGACTCGGAAGCTGTACGATGATCGCGTCGGACAAGACGGGGACGTTGACCGCCAACGAGTTGACCGTCAAGCAGGTGCAACTCCCCGATGGAAGCACGTTCGAGGTGACCGGTGAGGGGTACGCCCCGGAAGGAAACGTGCTGCAAGATGGGCATCCTCCGAAGCCAGACCTCGCGGACGAGTTGTCCCGTCTCGCCCGAGCGTCTGTCCTTTGCAACGAGGGTCACCTCTCTCGACGTGACGACGAGTGGACGTGGCGGGGTGACCCGACCGATATTGCCCTCCTCGCACTCGGTCGCAAGCTCGGGTGGTCCCGCCAGTCGACTCTCGATGCCTATCCGCAAACTGACGAGATTCCCTTCGAACCCGAACAGCGCTATGCGGCGACCTTCCACCGGACAGACGAACAGACGCGGGTATTCGTCAAGGGCGCACCCGAGCGGGTTCTCGAGATGTGTACGGATGCAAGCGAGGGCGAATTTTCACAGCCAACACTCCAGAGACAGGCAACCGAAATGGCCCACGACGGGTACCGCGTGATTGCCGTTGCAGAAGGAACCGTAGAGACCGACACCAAACCGGAACAGCCGCCTTCCGAACCGACCGACCTGACCTTTCTGGGATTTCTCGGGTTGATCGACCCGCTTCGGTCCGGCGTGGCGGAGGCGATTGCGTCGGCGCAACAGGCAGGTATCACAGTCACGATGATCACCGGAGATCATCCGGAGACGGCACTCGCTATCGCCCGGAATCTCGGGCTTGCAGAGTCAACAGACGAGGTCACCACTGGCGCCGAACTGATGGACGCCTCAGAGGAGACGCTTGCAGACGTTCTCGAAACGACACGAGTGTTCGCACGTGTCTCGCCGGACCAGAAACTCAAAATCGTCGAAGCTGCACGGGGTGCGGGGCACTACGTAGCGGTCACGGGTGACGGGGTCAACGACGCACCGGCGCTTCGACAGGCGAACATCGGTATCGCTATGGGGAAGATGGGGACCGACGTGGCCCGGGATGCTGCCGAACTCGTGATCAGCGACGACAACTTCGCGACGATCGTCGCGGGCATCGAACAGGGTCGTGTGGCATTCGACAATATCCGCAAGGTGATATTCTTGCTCATCTCCACCGGTGCTGGCGAAGTCGCCCTCGTTCTGTTGAGTTTGGCTGCGGGGCTGCCGCTCCCGCTGGTGCCCGTCCAGATCCTCTGGCTGAACCTCGTCACGAACGGGATCCAAGACGTCGCTCTCGCCTTCGAACCCAAGGAGGGTGACGTGTTGAATCGCCCGCCCCGGTCGCCAGACGAGCGAACCTTCGATCGGATCATGGTCGAACGGACGCTGGTCGTCGCGCTGGTGATCGGCGTGATCGGATTCGGCACGTTCGTCTGGTTGCTGGATCGAGGGCTTTCGGAGGCTGCCGTCCGCAATCACATGCTCTTACTGATCGTCCTGTTCCAACTGGTCAACATCGGCAACGCTCGGTCCGAGACGACGTCGCTGTTCCGGCTATCACCGCTGCAGAGCCCTATCTTGCTTACCGGGACGATTACAGCGTTCTTGGTTCACCTCGGTGCGATGTACTTCCCACCCGCGCAGGTCGTCCTCGGAACGGAACCCGTCAGTCTGGAACAGTGGATCGTTCTCGGCGGGATCGCTCTGACCGTCGCAGTCGCTATCGAACTCCACAAACTGAGTTGGAAGGCGCGGTACCCCCCGCGCTCCGAGACGGATGGACGATCACCCTCCGAAACTCGCAAAAAGGAGTAG
- a CDS encoding universal stress protein: MTEIVEGNPHEEIPDYASEYGIDMVIMGTHGRTGLDRAVMRSVAERVVRRSPVPVLTVRAKRSTEVLSLFDLLLLFASFGG, translated from the coding sequence GTGACCGAGATAGTCGAGGGAAATCCGCACGAAGAGATTCCGGATTACGCCTCCGAGTACGGCATCGACATGGTCATCATGGGGACCCACGGTCGGACAGGTCTCGACCGCGCTGTAATGAGAAGCGTCGCCGAACGAGTCGTTCGCCGGTCGCCCGTTCCCGTACTGACCGTTCGAGCGAAGAGAAGCACTGAGGTCCTCTCACTCTTCGATCTTCTACTCCTTTTTGCGAGTTTCGGAGGGTGA
- a CDS encoding CPBP family intramembrane glutamic endopeptidase, giving the protein MSSIRAWIDQHRLPSFVAIAYAFTWTIQGALAYSGMEASWTHSILIGLGGFGPPIGAAVVIWASGGSLRIWVGQMFRWRIGAKWWALALGLPFVILSLGVLLFVAAGGPIDLSEFESPFVYLFAMAWGTVWGGGQEDLGWRGFMLPILQNSYSALVSSAIVGVTWAAWHLPLFLNATTTHGGWPLSQQLLWMVSILAGSILWTWMYNSTGGSVLAVAVFHAGVNAMGIFHPADQEALVPNGVPDPWLNLLAEVTGAVPLVLIAILLVVVYGTDRLADRDPPTPQDAGIPPKTESEPLG; this is encoded by the coding sequence ATGTCCAGTATCCGCGCGTGGATCGATCAGCATCGTCTACCGAGCTTCGTCGCTATCGCGTACGCGTTCACCTGGACGATCCAAGGCGCGCTCGCGTATTCGGGCATGGAAGCGTCTTGGACGCACTCGATCCTGATCGGCTTGGGCGGGTTCGGTCCGCCGATCGGCGCGGCGGTCGTCATCTGGGCTTCCGGTGGGAGCCTCCGCATCTGGGTCGGACAGATGTTCAGATGGCGAATCGGTGCGAAATGGTGGGCGCTCGCGCTCGGACTTCCGTTCGTCATCCTCTCGCTCGGGGTCTTGCTGTTCGTCGCCGCCGGGGGCCCGATCGATCTCTCCGAGTTCGAGTCACCGTTCGTCTACCTGTTCGCGATGGCGTGGGGGACCGTGTGGGGCGGCGGCCAGGAAGACCTCGGGTGGCGCGGGTTCATGCTGCCGATACTCCAGAACTCCTACAGCGCGTTGGTGTCGAGTGCCATCGTGGGCGTCACGTGGGCCGCCTGGCACCTTCCGCTGTTCCTGAACGCCACGACCACGCACGGTGGCTGGCCGCTCTCCCAGCAACTTCTCTGGATGGTCTCCATACTCGCCGGATCTATCCTCTGGACGTGGATGTACAACAGCACCGGCGGGAGCGTCCTCGCCGTCGCGGTGTTTCACGCCGGCGTCAACGCCATGGGAATCTTCCATCCCGCCGACCAGGAGGCGCTCGTCCCCAACGGTGTACCGGACCCCTGGCTGAACCTGCTCGCCGAAGTCACTGGCGCCGTTCCACTCGTATTGATCGCGATCCTCCTGGTCGTCGTCTACGGCACGGACCGTCTCGCAGATCGCGACCCACCGACCCCCCAGGACGCCGGGATCCCTCCGAAGACTGAATCAGAACCCCTCGGGTGA
- a CDS encoding proteasome assembly chaperone family protein encodes MAEDISLTIEADEPPSETVIAAFTYPGMGGMIACNYLIEELDLEQTGYVQADGLPALAPFENGRPYHPTRLHSRSDLDVTVLTSELPVPLHATEVFGRELLDWILDHDIDEVAILLGVSGLRNVGSSDEIHYVASPDYTERRLQTADFAPLAGGFFDGITASLVSRAIDTPLRAGVLVTPTRTHGIDPDASLRLVEAVNELYELDANVDRLRRFATEIRDHYEQLMQRTQHQDQTREWNLGYM; translated from the coding sequence ATGGCAGAGGATATCAGTCTGACCATCGAAGCCGACGAACCGCCGTCAGAGACCGTCATCGCTGCATTCACCTATCCGGGAATGGGGGGAATGATCGCCTGCAACTACCTCATCGAAGAGTTGGACCTCGAGCAGACGGGGTACGTTCAGGCAGACGGGTTACCGGCCCTCGCGCCGTTCGAAAACGGACGTCCGTACCACCCTACTCGACTCCACTCGCGCTCCGACCTCGACGTGACAGTCCTGACCAGCGAACTTCCCGTTCCGCTCCACGCGACCGAGGTGTTCGGGCGTGAACTGCTCGACTGGATACTGGACCACGATATCGACGAGGTAGCGATACTGCTCGGCGTTAGCGGCCTCCGAAACGTGGGGTCGAGCGACGAAATCCACTACGTCGCGTCACCCGACTACACCGAGCGGCGGTTACAAACAGCGGATTTTGCGCCGCTAGCGGGCGGATTCTTCGACGGCATCACCGCGAGTCTCGTCTCGCGGGCGATAGATACGCCGCTCCGAGCGGGAGTGTTAGTCACGCCGACGCGGACGCACGGAATCGACCCGGACGCGTCACTGCGACTGGTAGAAGCCGTGAACGAACTGTACGAATTAGACGCGAACGTCGACCGACTTCGTCGATTCGCGACCGAAATCCGCGACCACTACGAACAGTTGATGCAACGAACACAACACCAGGACCAGACTCGCGAATGGAATCTGGGATACATGTGA
- a CDS encoding sodium-dependent transporter, translated as MTTARWSSGFGFVLATVGAAVGLGNIWRFSAVVGQNGGGAYLVPYLIAAVVCAVPMLVLELAIGRRLRTDVVSAFRSVKTEYTALGWLIVGGVLLILSYYLVLTGWVLGFFLSWLVGSQTTFAPFTASWLPVGFFVVATAMTGGVVSMGVRGGIERMATVVMPTVFALLVALALYAVTLPEWNRAVVFLFTPEFSVLTDLGIWSAAFGQVFFSMSVGQGIMLTYGSYVEEGTDLLRSSFVVTAADIGAAIIAGLVIFPIVFSFGLQPTLGTELAFTTLPTAFATMPFGRVIAVAFFGLLFFAALSSSVALLEVGVAAAENTTRLSRQRATLLLTGGVFAAGVPSALSYSPVTLTVAGRPVLDLVDESVGTFALPISALCIVFVFVWVANLEVVREELGRLYPLVRYLIPAVLVAVTAARTVGIARPAWRLVVGHARNGPLGLLVAVVFLLAFAVLGWEIRNRLPAPPRLPGRRR; from the coding sequence ATGACTACGGCACGGTGGTCCTCCGGGTTCGGGTTCGTTCTCGCGACTGTAGGGGCGGCAGTCGGCCTCGGGAATATCTGGCGATTCTCCGCGGTCGTCGGCCAGAACGGTGGCGGTGCTTATCTCGTTCCCTATCTGATCGCAGCCGTCGTCTGTGCCGTGCCGATGCTCGTCTTGGAGCTCGCGATCGGACGCCGCCTTCGAACGGACGTGGTCTCCGCGTTCAGATCTGTCAAAACGGAGTACACGGCGCTCGGCTGGCTTATCGTCGGGGGAGTTCTCCTCATCTTGAGCTATTACCTCGTCCTCACCGGCTGGGTACTCGGGTTCTTCCTCTCGTGGCTCGTCGGCTCACAGACGACGTTCGCGCCGTTCACCGCAAGCTGGCTTCCCGTCGGGTTCTTCGTCGTCGCGACGGCGATGACGGGGGGCGTCGTCTCGATGGGGGTCCGCGGCGGGATCGAACGAATGGCGACAGTCGTGATGCCGACCGTGTTCGCACTTCTCGTCGCGCTTGCGCTGTACGCGGTGACGCTGCCGGAGTGGAATCGCGCCGTTGTCTTCCTGTTTACCCCGGAGTTCTCAGTTCTCACAGACCTCGGCATCTGGAGTGCCGCGTTCGGACAGGTCTTTTTTTCGATGTCCGTCGGCCAGGGGATCATGCTCACCTACGGGAGTTACGTCGAGGAGGGAACGGACCTGCTTAGATCGTCGTTCGTGGTCACGGCCGCTGACATCGGTGCGGCGATCATCGCCGGCCTGGTTATCTTTCCGATCGTATTCAGTTTCGGCCTTCAGCCGACTCTCGGGACGGAACTCGCGTTCACGACGCTGCCGACCGCGTTCGCGACGATGCCGTTCGGGCGAGTAATCGCCGTCGCGTTCTTCGGGCTGCTCTTTTTCGCCGCGCTGTCGTCGTCCGTGGCGCTCCTCGAGGTTGGCGTCGCCGCCGCGGAGAACACGACCCGGCTCTCTCGTCAACGGGCGACACTACTGTTGACGGGTGGGGTGTTCGCGGCCGGCGTTCCCTCTGCGTTGAGTTACAGTCCAGTCACTCTCACGGTTGCAGGGCGACCGGTTCTGGACCTGGTAGACGAGTCGGTCGGGACGTTTGCGCTGCCCATCTCGGCGCTCTGTATCGTGTTCGTCTTCGTCTGGGTCGCTAATCTCGAGGTCGTCCGCGAGGAGCTCGGGCGGCTCTACCCGTTGGTTCGCTATCTGATTCCGGCCGTGCTCGTCGCCGTCACCGCCGCCCGGACTGTCGGCATCGCCCGCCCGGCGTGGCGACTCGTCGTCGGTCACGCTCGAAACGGCCCGCTCGGCCTGCTCGTCGCTGTCGTATTCCTGCTCGCTTTCGCCGTGTTGGGGTGGGAAATACGGAATCGACTCCCCGCACCCCCTCGCCTCCCTGGTCGCCGACGCTAG